Genomic segment of Penaeus monodon isolate SGIC_2016 chromosome 32, NSTDA_Pmon_1, whole genome shotgun sequence:
ttttttccaacttCCTCTTCCTGCACCGCTTTGAGGCCGCATTGTTGAGAGACCTTATCCTGAGGTATTTCTCCTTCATAGCGACATCTTCGTCGCGCGAGCTGTTGCCGGCGTGTCCGGACGTGGAGGCTGTGGCTTCTACAGGAGGAGCTGGTCCTTTGTTGTCGTCTTGTGCCCATTCCGCGTCAAGAGTATCCTCGTCTTCTCCTTTTGCATCTTCCCAAAAAACAAAGGAGTCGTTCAGTTTGTAGGGCTGCGTCCGCCTTCTGTTGCCCCTGCGGAAGCGTCGCGCAGGCCCAACAGCAGAGTCCTGTCCGCTTGCACCTGCCGTGGCACCCGGAGATGAGGGCGACGCAAGGGAAACCGGTATAAAAATAGTGTAAGACGAAGACTCATCCGAAGATACTGGGGAACTCTTGAACGAGACCTCGGACGCCGCGCTCGGCTCGAACAGCGACGCGTCAAACGAAGCCAGAGGTGAAATATCTGAGTAATAGAACACcggggaagaggaggcgggagTTGAGGGCAACGAGCCCAAGCCAGAGTGAGGCGAGGCTGACTCTGGGACTCCAGAGGTTGAGTTTTCAGTCGGCTCCGTTTTCAGACCTCCGGGAAACATTCTGTCGGTCTCTGCCATTCCCATTTGCACTATTCCAGGCTGTATTCCTGAATGTAATTTTGTAGTTTGGTGTGTCCTAGGAAGTTCGGTGCGCATTGGGTCAAGAGGTTTAGTCTGTCCCTTCCCACGTTGCAGCACAGGATTTCGGTCCTCGGCCCAGTGCGCTTCGATGCCGGTCACCAGGTCTTGGAAATTCATCTGCAAGTAAAGCtgtatttcaaatattttatgaatCACATTGTTCGCATAttctaatcacaaaaaaaaatgtaaNNNNNNNNNNNNNNNNNNNNNNNNNNNNNNNNNNNNNNNNNNNNNNNNNNNNNNNNNNNNNNNNNNNNNTACNNNNNNNNNNNNNNNNNNNNNNNNNNNNNNNNNNNNNNNNNNNNNNNNNNNNNNNNNNGTNNNNNNNNNNNNNNNNNNNNNNNNNNNNNNNNNNNNNNNNNNNNNNNNNNNNNNNNNNNNNNNNNNNNNNNNNNNNNNNNNNNNNNNNNNNNNNNNNNNNNNNNNNNNNNNNNNNNNNNNNNNNNNNNNNNNNNNNNNNNNNNNNNNNNNNNNNNNNNNNNNNNNNNNNNNNNNNNNNNNNNNNNNNNNNNNNNNNNNNNNNNNNNNNNNNNNNNNNNNNNNNNNNNNNNNNNNNNNNNNNNNNNNNNNNNNNNNNNNNNNNNNNNNNNNNNNNNNNNNNNNNNNNNNNNNNNNNNNNNNNNNNNNNNNNNNNNNNNNNNNNNNNNNNNNNNNNNNNNNNNNNNNNNNNNNNNNNNNNNNNNNNNNNNNNNNNNNNNNNNNNNNNNNNNNNNNNNNNNNNNNNNNNNNNNNNNNNNNNNNNNNNNNNNNNNNNNNNNNNNNNNNNNNNNNNNNNNNNNNNNNNNNNNNNNNNNNNNNNNNNNNNNNNNNNNNNNNNNNNNNNNNNNNNNNNNNNNNNNNNNNNNNNNNNNNNNNNNNNNNNNNNNNNNNNNNNNNNNNNNNNNNNNNNNNNNNNNNNNNNNNNNNNNNNNNNNNNNNNNNNNNNNNNNNNNNNNNNNNNNNNNNNNNNNNNNNNNNNNNNNNNNNNNNNNNNNNNNNNNNNNNNNNNNNNNNNNNNNNNNNNNNNNNNNNNNNNNNNNNNNNNNNNNNNNNNNNNNNNNNNNNNNNNNNNNNNNNNNNNNNNNNNNNNNNNNNNNNNNNNNNNNNNNNNNNNNNNNNNNNNNNNNNNNNNNNNNNNNNNNNNNNNNNNNNNNNNNNNNNNNNNNNNNNNNNNNNNNNNNNNNNNNNNNNNNNNNNNNNNNNNNNNNNNNNNNNNNNNNNNNNNNNNNNNNNNNNNNNNNNNNNNNNNNNNNNNNNNNNNNNNNNNNNNNNNNNNNNNNN
This window contains:
- the LOC119593697 gene encoding transcription factor AP-1-like isoform X1; this encodes MIMPNQVVREDLRANYQKLRYQTAIRFFSEGRHHDILPQHDATSTMTQSSLAAEFVRRASPPLAVRRRKMSASVARRRHHIAATGYPSPAIRRSWAVELYLQMNFQDLVTGIEAHWAEDRNPVLQRGKGQTKPLDPMRTELPRTHQTTKLHSGIQPGIVQMGMAETDRMFPGGLKTEPTENSTSGVPESASPHSGLGSLPSTPASSSPVFYYSDISPLASFDASLFEPSAASEVSFKSSPVSSDESSSYTIFIPVSLASPSSPGATAGASGQDSAVGPARRFRRGNRRRTQPYKLNDSFVFWEDAKGEDEDTLDAEWAQDDNKGPAPPVEATASTSGHAGNSSRDEDVAMKEKYLRIRSLNNAASKRCRKRKLEKIKVMENEEKVLVQKNQEMKKTLNMLQKLKAKLNVEIGKIFKQAM
- the LOC119593697 gene encoding transcription factor AP-1-like isoform X2, whose protein sequence is MIMPNQVVREDLRANYQKLRYQTAIRFFSEGRHHDILPQHDATSTMTQSSLAAEFVRRASPPLAVRRRKMSASVARRRHHIAATGYPSPAIRRSWAVEMNFQDLVTGIEAHWAEDRNPVLQRGKGQTKPLDPMRTELPRTHQTTKLHSGIQPGIVQMGMAETDRMFPGGLKTEPTENSTSGVPESASPHSGLGSLPSTPASSSPVFYYSDISPLASFDASLFEPSAASEVSFKSSPVSSDESSSYTIFIPVSLASPSSPGATAGASGQDSAVGPARRFRRGNRRRTQPYKLNDSFVFWEDAKGEDEDTLDAEWAQDDNKGPAPPVEATASTSGHAGNSSRDEDVAMKEKYLRIRSLNNAASKRCRKRKLEKIKVMENEEKVLVQKNQEMKKTLNMLQKLKAKLNVEIGKIFKQAM